Part of the Roseomonas sp. OT10 genome, ACGTGCAGGCCTGTGTGCACCACCATTGTCCTGCCGTACTGCCCTATACCGTGACGGATGTGCCGCTGCGGCCCATCTTCCACATGGCCTCCGTGCTGGGCGGCCCGGTCCCGGTCTGGGACAGCCGCGACGAGTTCGGCGACACCAACATGCTGATCGACGACATGCCGCGGGCCGACAGCTTGGCCCGCGCCCTGGGCAACGGGCGCGCCGTGCTGCTGCGCAACCACGGCGCCACCTGCGCCGCGCACTCCTTGCCCGCCGTGGTCTTCGTTTGCATCCGCATGAAGGACAATGCGGAGTTGCAGACCCATGCCATGGGCATGGGCACCCCGCGCTTCCTGACCGATGGCGAGACCCGCCAGGCCAGCGAGATGCTGATGGGCGAACGTCCCCTCGACCGCGCCTGGGCCTACTGGCGCGCCCGTGCCGGCTTCGGTGGCATCTAGGAGGAGAGCTTGCACATGCGACGTCGCCAACTCGGCACCACCGCCGCCCTGCTGCTTGGCCTCGCGGGCCCGGCCCGCGCACAGCGCCGGCCTGTCCGCCTTGTCGTTCCCGCCGCACCCGGCGTCGCCATCGACGTGATCGGCCGCCTCTTCGCCGCTCGCCTGAGCGAGACCCTGGGCACCACCTGGATCGTGGAGAACCGCTCGGGCGCGAACAACACCTTGGGTGCCGCCGAGGTCGCGAATGCCGCACCCGACGGCCAGACGTTCCTTGTCAACGCCGACATCCATCTGATGGCGCGGCAGGTCATGCGCAGCGTGCCCTACGACCCCGTGACCGATTTCACGCCGATCGCGCGGCTGGCCACCGCGCCGATGGTTCTGGTCGGCAATCCGCGCCTCACGCCCGAAGGCGGCGTGGCCGCGCTCGTCGCCGCGATGCGGGCAGAGCCGACGAAGTTCGCCTTCGCCAACTCGGCCCTCGGCGCCATGGGGCATCTCGCGACCGAGAGCTTCAAGCGCGCCATCGGGGTGGACAGCCTCGTCGTCTCCTACCGTGGCACGGCCCCCGCGCTGACCGACCTGATAGCCGGCAACACGGCGCTGATGGTGGCGCCACTGGGGTCCGCCCTGCCGCAGATCGCGGATGGGCGGCTACGCGCCTACGCCATCATGGGGCCCCGCCGCTCCCCCCGCGCCCCGGACATCCCCACCATTGCAGAGCAGGGCCTGCCGGGTCTGGACTTCACCCTGTGGTACGCCCTGTGGGCCCCGAAGGGCTTTCCGGAGGCCGAGGCGGACCGGCTGAACGCCGCCGTCCAGGCGTTGTCGGCCCATCCGGACATCCGCGCGCGCCTGGCCGAGCAGGGAGCCGAGCCGGTGGCCGAGGACCGGGCGAGCTTCCGGCGCTTCATCGACGCGGAAGCCGGACGCAATGCCCGGATCGCGGAACAGGCGGGGATCGTCCCGGAATAAAGGCCGCCCCCAGGAGGACCCAGAAGTTGGCTTCGCGCACCGCCGGCATCATACCGACGGCGGGATAACCTCGCCCTCGGCGCTGTGGTGTTCGGGCGTCGAACCGGGAGGGGACGCTGTCCCCTCCCAGACCCTCCCCTGCCGGGGCCACAAGCGGGCCCCGGTCCCCGCTGGGAGTTGGTTCTGTGCGGTGGGTGTCAGTCTGCGGACTGAATCCTGACGAAGCGCGGACAGGCGGGACTCTG contains:
- a CDS encoding Bug family tripartite tricarboxylate transporter substrate binding protein; the encoded protein is MRRRQLGTTAALLLGLAGPARAQRRPVRLVVPAAPGVAIDVIGRLFAARLSETLGTTWIVENRSGANNTLGAAEVANAAPDGQTFLVNADIHLMARQVMRSVPYDPVTDFTPIARLATAPMVLVGNPRLTPEGGVAALVAAMRAEPTKFAFANSALGAMGHLATESFKRAIGVDSLVVSYRGTAPALTDLIAGNTALMVAPLGSALPQIADGRLRAYAIMGPRRSPRAPDIPTIAEQGLPGLDFTLWYALWAPKGFPEAEADRLNAAVQALSAHPDIRARLAEQGAEPVAEDRASFRRFIDAEAGRNARIAEQAGIVPE
- a CDS encoding class II aldolase/adducin family protein, producing the protein MTQDLHALLGDLVIANRILAHEGVLDDFGHVAVRHPDRPDRFFVSRSRSPELVTRDDLLEFTLDGVPVDPKGLRPYLESGLHARIFAARPDVQACVHHHCPAVLPYTVTDVPLRPIFHMASVLGGPVPVWDSRDEFGDTNMLIDDMPRADSLARALGNGRAVLLRNHGATCAAHSLPAVVFVCIRMKDNAELQTHAMGMGTPRFLTDGETRQASEMLMGERPLDRAWAYWRARAGFGGI